CTCGGTTAGCTAAATCATTCTGCCGTTCACGGGTGAAACCAAGCACCAAGGAAAGTAAATCATAGAAATCGTTGTCATCCCGGCCtaaaagcatctgataaatgTGTGTAAATATAGCGATGCACTTAGCTGACAGCCTAATGTGATGAGGCACCAGCGTAACCTCAAGGGTTTCACAAGGTTAGTGCTTGTTAAGAATCTCCTTTGGCAGCTCTCCCTTTCTGGGGCAGTGCTGACCTTCGTGTGTCGTGAAGGAATGTCCATCTCGAAGTGCCTCCTTTCCTTTCCCATTTGCtgctgagtgtgtgtgcggAGAAACCACCAAGCAGGATGGTTACATTTCTTTAGCcggaagaaaaaaatgaaagcatgAAAAATATGATATATGGGTAATCTGCTGAACAGCTAGTGTTAAGACTTGCCTCCCAGGCAATTATGATTTAAGAAACATGTTGCGGCCTGTGTATAGTAGTGATTCACAAAGCTTACGGTCAAGCCCTAGCAGTGTACCAGCATTATGGTCATACGCTGATACCTTCACGTACCATGTGGGGAGTTAAAGAATAGCAAGGTGTGTTTTTAAGACTTAGGCTAGGAGGCTGAATTGAAAACCAAATCATACGTCTTTTGTTTTGCGTGTAGCCTAAAGCCTGAAAAACAGCCAATTTTGCGACTGTTGGTGAGAGTTGGCAAGAATTGGTGATTGCCTGTCAGGCCAGTGGCTGTGACATGCTTGGTCCCTATTGTCACTGTTTTGGCCAATTTTTAGCATGTTGAATTGGCACTGAATCTATTTTAGTCATACCAGTGTGCTCCCACACAAATCTTCACAGTCAACTTCAGTCGATGGGAGCTAACTGCTTAGTGGTCTTGGTCAGCTCTCGTTCTTTGTCGACTTGGTGTTTACCCAACTTACGCCTGCTTCACCGACAAGTCAGTAACTGACACCGGCACTCGGCTGTCTGATAGTCGATTACCGATGTCGCTCAGCCCTAACACTTAATGGTAGGATAGTAGAGTGTTTTGTGGGCAGAGAAGTGACTGAGGCTCACGTCTCCCCCTCACAGTACTCGTGGAAGCTGGTACACCCCACGGACAAGTACTCCAACAAGGAGTGCCCTGACAACGCAGAGGAATACGAGAGGGCTACTAGATACAACTATACCAGCGAAGAGAAGTTTGCTCTGGTGGAGGTGGGTGGAGCCTAATTCTTCCTGTATGTCATTGACAACTGGAAATGATGActgatcgcccccccccccccccccccaccaggtgATGGCCATGATTAAGGGCCTGCAGGTGCTGATGGGCCGTATGGAGAGCGTGTTCAATCACGCCATCCGCCACACCATCTACTCCGCCCTGCAGGACTTTGCCCAGCTCACCCTGCGTGAGCCGCTGCGGCAGGCcatcaagaagaagaagaacgtTATCCAGAGGTGAGGGAGCCGGCCAGGTCCGAGTAACATCTGGCCCCCAGCCTCCCTTTGGCTGACGTTCCGGTTCTTTCCCACAGCGTTCTGCAGGCCATCCGTAAGACGATATGTGACTGGGAGACCGGCCGGGAGCCTTACAACGACCCCGCCCTCCGTGGAGAGAAGGACCCTAAGGGTGGCTTCGATATCAAAGTGCCTCGCCGGGCCGTGGGGCCCTCCAGCACGCAGGTGTCTGTGCCGTTAGAGCTCCTTGCTGCCACCTTGGGGTCGCTTTGGGAATTGAATCTTTTCTCGGTGACTCCTCAGTAGCCATAGTGAGATGTTCCAGGGAGAGTCTAACATAAAAGTCCATTTTGAATTATATACGGCAGTGAGATAATGAATAACCTTTGTGAGCCGAGTCAGGGCGCGTTAcgttcatttcattttaatgtgaCTTTCCAGTGGTATTTCCAGTGGTATTTCCAGTGATCAGCGTCAGTCTTTGTTCCCATGACCCATTTTTCACCACTTTTCCAAAAATGACTGTTTCGTGTCACACGTCCCTGTCTCCTCACTGTAATCCGGATACATTCCGCTATCAGGCACGGCATTGAGTTATCACTCAATGGAAATGTGTTTCCTGTGCTGTGGTAGAAATGTCTCTGCAAGCTGGATAGTCGTCACACCTAAGGAACCCGGTCAATATCCGACATGGTGGTTCCAGTTGCTCAGAAGTGCTTTGCAGCCCGGTTCGGCTTCAGGCCTctcatgtcaaggttttattTTTGTGCTTGAGGCAGTTGCTGTGAAGTCCTGCCGCCCATCAGTGGGGTTTCGGTTCGCTTTGGCTCCTTCCTGTTCTAACACGTCAGCCACACCTGTTCTGACCCGtttctctctgccccccccccccatcctcgtCATCTTCATCTCTTTGCAGTCCTTGTTCTCTGTTAATCAGCTGTCCGTGCGGAtaagttagtttgtcataagtCCCTGATGCTGACCTCATTTATAATTTGGGGGTCATAGATGCTCATCTCGGACGTACCTAGAGGATCTTATCCCCTCCAGGCGCCATGTTTAGTCAATAGGGAACGGATGTCATTTCCCTAAATTTAGTTGTGTAGAATTTAGAGCCGCTGGCTTTTCTGAAAACTGGTCTTGACATAGACCAGTATTGGATCAGTACTTTTCCTTGATGCCTCCatcagtgagactctcttgcattcctcccccccaaccacaaggacaccctccccccatcccacgccttcgccgcttcacacccccagcgtgaacaggcgggtctgtgaccagcgcctctggctgcaggaccggatggctgtttgtctgtttgtctatgcgggtctacctccacctccccattcccctcccctgttgcaagtcttgACTTTAATGTTGTAAGTTGTGGTGCTTATGTATGTGCTTATgatgctgaggtgttttttctgttcctacattatcctccctactggagtacagtctgggggctgtttttttattctcctcctctctcctcatgtaattctgttttctctgttcttcctatatcccccgtcttcctgacctgtctaacccctataatgtgatgtctgtatatgtatggtcaggtaccagtttttcgctggtacttgtgactagtgacatggtgtattgcaacagcaataaagggtttcatcatcatcatcatcttgtTTAACTGGGCTGTGAGGGAGCTATCGAGTGGTAGACCTACTGTGCTGTGACTGACGGCCCATTCTGCGTCCGGCTCTGCAGCTGTACATGGTGAGAACCATGCTGGAGTCTCTCATTGCCGACAAGAGCGGTGCCAAGAAGACGCTCCGCAGCAGTCTGGAGGGACCCACCATTCTGGATATAGAGAAGTTTCACCGCGAGTCCTTCTTCTACACCCATTTACTCAATTTCAGCGGTAAGTGGCGCTACTGGTCTGCTAAGCCAGATTCTTCCTGGTTTGTTGCCCTATTTTGACCCGGGTGACACCACTAGGCAAGTGTTGAACTGCAGTCTTTTTAATTGCTAAACAGGTATTTCTCCATagctgatgatgtcattatctATAAAGCCCATCAGGGggtgtgtctgagtgtctgaTTGAGGATTGCCTTATCAGTGACGTGTGTGTTTCCTCGACCCCAGAGACGCTGCAGCAGTGCTGTGACCTGTCTCAGCTCTGGTTCCGGGAGTTCTTCCTGGAGCTGACCATGGGCCGCAGGATCCAGTTCCCCATCGAGATGTCCATGCCCTGGATCCTCACCGACCACATCCTGGAGACCAAAGAGGCATCCATGATGGAGTAAGGAACTCTGCAGTGGCTGTTGTAGCTGACTTTCTCCATTTTAAACACGTCTTAGAACAGGCTGCACTAAGGAGGTACCCATAGAAAGGCACACTGTCCAGTGCTTTGTTGGCTGCTTTTGCATCAGCTTCCTCCACAAAGCAGTGGGAGAGCTTCTGTCTGCTTCCTTGATTGTCCCAAACTCGTTAGTCACACTCAGTCTTCCTCTTCTCAGGTATGTTCTCTACCCCTTGGATCTGTATAACGACAGCGCCCACTACGCCCTGACCAAGTTCAAGAAGCAGTTCCTGTATGATGAGATCGAAGCTGAGGTACCAGCTGCTGTGCCGCTGTAGCGTGAATGTCTGGGCGGTGACATGTTTTGCTTGTGCTGCCGATGCCATTAAGTGCTAACATTCATCGGTGTTTGTTCCAGGTGAACCTGTGTTTTGACCAGTTTGTCTATAAACTCGCCGACCAAATATTTGGCTACTACAAGATTCTTGCTGGAAGGTTTGTAAATTCTTTCATGGACCATTAGTTGGTAGAGCTTGATAATCCGTGATGGAAAAACCAGTGAGGGCCGTAAACCTCAAGTATATGCATGTAGCTGTGAGTCAGAGTGGCTTGTGATGGACCAACGTGCCATAACTGTAAATCTTTGTCTCCCTGATGGCACCAGCCTGTTGCTGGACAAGCGTTTGCGAGCGGAGTGCAAGAACCAGGGGGCCAACATCCCCTGGCCGTCCTCCAACCGTTACGAGACCCTGCTGAAGCAGAGACACGTGCAGGTGGGAGGGCGGATCCAACCCGGTGCCGTACTCGTGGATCTCCTTGAGCACCTCTAAAGCCGTAACTCCATGCCCTGATGTCTGCTCTCGGCTGCTCTGTTTCGTCTCACAGCTCCTGGGTCGTTCAATCGACCTCAACCGCCTGATCACTCAGCGGGTTTCTGCTGCCATGTACAAATCCCTTGAGCTGGCCATCGGCCGCTTTGAGAGTGAAGATCTGACTTCCATCATGGTGGGTCTCTCTTCTCATGTGATGTCTATGAGCTTTGGGCCTGGGCCAGTACTATGACGCAGGGCTCATTAATGTGTAGAGTCATCTGCAGCATGGAATCGGCCAGATAAGTTAATCGTTTGGCCTGCGTTCCGATCCGATGTTCTGTAGGAGCTAGATGGTCTGCTGGAGATCAACCGCCTGACACACAAGCTTCTCAGCAAATACCTCACACTGGACAGTCTGGACGCCATGTTCCGTGAGGCCAACCACAACGTCTCTGCACCTTATGGCCGCATCACCCTGCATGTCTTCTGGGAGCTCAACTACGACTTCTTGCCCAACTACTGCTACAACGGCTCCACCAACAGGTGTGGAGGCTCATGTCGCACTTTGATCACTCAGAGCCAAGCATATGACACAGAGGGTGATTTTAAATCAGtttttcccaatctggtccttggggacccatagagggtccatgtttttgctccctcccaactcctggtatgtggactgtttggcagagagctgggagggagcagaaatgtggaccgtctgtgggccCCCGCTTCCCCCGCTGCTTCTACAAACAGCAACACTTGGGCAGGCCACTGTTGCTGAGAGTGACATGAATGTTTTGTGAGCGATTCTTGAGTTTATGCTACTTTATTTCCTTCCTCTTTGTGGTAGACGTATCAAAAAGGTCGTGCCTGCATGCGCTCACGCTCTCCTGACAGGTTCTTACTGAAGCGTTTCTCCATAAATACGCTTCTTTCAAAGGCCAGGGTTGCATTGCaatgctgatttttttaatcTCTTTTATCTAAACAGCACatggctgtctgctcacatggCAACGGCTCTGTTGCCTAAAACGGTTTGTTTGCTTTGAGTGGCGGCATGTGAGGCTTCTCCGGGGGTCTGGGCTAATTATCATTCCTTTCTTGCctcacttttttttgttttttctctgtgctgAAGTACTTAATTTGAAAGACTGTTTTTTGAAAATAGGTATTTATGGAAGTGTCAAAGACTGCTTCATATGtctctgatttttttatttattttttcggTCTCCTTCCTGTGGAAACGGTGCTTTTCTTCACGGTTAAATTTCAGTAAGATGGCCTTTCCTGCCCCACAGGTTTGTCCGCACCATCCTGCCCTTCTCACAGGAGTTCCAGAGAGACAAGCCACCCAACGCCCAGCCACAGTACCTGTATGGGTCGAAGGTGAGCTAGATCACCCAGGACTCCCACCCTTACAGAGGTCCCAGCAGGATAAAGGGCCAGCTTTCTGCTGTCATGTGCTCGGTCTGCCGCATGCAGGGGGGGCAAAAACCTTCTAACCCGTGTCGACTTTCAGAATAAATGGTGTGTGTTCATACTCCTGATTCCATGCCCAGCATTCCTGCACGGGGGCTCGTGTAACGCGTCGTCTGGAAGAGGTGTGACTTGATGCTCTCAGAGTGGCGTTGAGAGTTTACCTGCATGCAGATCGGATCACTGCTTCTGTACTGGAGAGGCTGTGGCTCCTGTCTGCCTCGCTCGGGTCAGCAGTTTCTGCCTCCTCTGTGTCCCGTCACAGTGTAAACAAATGTGTCGGAAAGGAACTATGCAGCTCAGCCGAAACTCCAGAACTCTTTCAGGTGGTGTCATGCAGGGATTGGAATTGACCGTGAGAATTATTTGACTAGAAAGATTTGTCTTTGCACAGGCAGTTTGCCCCTCCCTCGCCTTGAAAGTTGAGATGGGGGTTGGGTAGGGGTATTTTTAAAGTCATTGTGTTCTGCTGTGGTAGACAACGACCTTGTTAGAGCAGTATTTACCTTACGTTtgatcaaataaataaacaaaccaataaataaTTCCAGGCTGACTGAAGGTGGAGTAATGAGTGGAGCATTGCGTTCCTGTTACACAAAGGATATAGACACAGGAATCATCAAACAAAATGTAGAAATACTGGTTTTGTAAGTAGCAGAATGAGTCTAAAGCCTGTCCGCCTCTGGGCCAAAGTGCAGTTTGAAAAGGTTCAGGAGATATCTCTaggatattttttttcttaaggtGGAAGCCATAAGAGAAGGACCAATCAGAGACGGACAGGAGGGGGCTCTCTCttccagtgcccctgtggccccacccctgtatatTCCTCTGAAGAGGCCAGTTGTCAGACTTCCCTTTAAGAGGAGGAGGATGGGAAGGTTGTTCCACCAGAGAGCCATTGGCTGTAGTGACAGCAGATGTCATGCAAATCTGAGGACGTGTCTCACTGCCGATGACTGATACCTGCTGCTCATGGCTGCCAGCTGCTAATAAGCTTGTCACCACACTGACACGGAAGCGGCCGCCTTTGTGCTTTTGTAAGGATGGTGCATTTTCACACAGCCGCCATGTGCATCCCCAGTTTTCATTCCGACTTGCTGGTCgagtacatttaaaaaaaacttgtgTGGGCGATGTAATTTAaagtcctccccccccccccccccctctctctgcaCAGTCCCTGAACCTGGCATACAGCAGCATATTTGGATTCTACCGCAACTTTGTGGGCCCTCCCCACTTCAGGGCCATTTGCAGGCTGCTGGGCTACCAGGGCATCGCCGTAGTGATGGAGGAGCTGCTGAAGGTGGTGAAGAGCCTGGTAAGAGAGCAGGGTGCCATTTGATGATCTCATCAGTAATGAACGATAAGGGAAAAGTAAGCCAGTGTGTTTGGCAGTTACTGACAGGTGACTCACCTTTGTCGGGCAAGTAGAAAACAAGACAAAACAAGATAACAGACATGATTTGGCTTTCAGTATAGCATTTCTGATGCAGTGAAAAAAGAAGTCTTTAaaatatgttacattttatttttagatcAGTGGTTCTCAGACTATAGCATGCGCCCCCCCGCCAACAACAACAGCTTTACCGTTGTCATATGGAGGGCATAATATTGTCAGGTAGTACATGGCGTGCAGAGGTTTTGCTTTAGATGGATTTAGGCAGCCTGCCACTTTTCTAAATCACCGGCCCATGGATGGATCGTTTTCTACAGAGGCTAAAACTATTggggcttttccactggcatacaggaagaGAGCTGTACCGCGAACGGATGCATAGTCCAGCTCGCTTCGGTTTTCCACAGCAGAAGGGTCGGCTCGATTAAGGCGTTGccgggtttggagagcgacTGACGTAAGACCGAAAAGACCCTTCtttactgttcacatggtgCACACTGTAaaatttactatgtgctaatttcacTAAAAGGTTTGCGATAATCGCCATCTAGTACTAGCATCAAATGCTCCTGGAAGTGGTATCACGTGTGTAAATTTCCATTACAAATTTGTTCTGTGCAGCTGttagtacatttttttttattatttaaaataggaggttggaaattttcaagttctgagttattgggaatgcagtgtgatgctgctgctgctactactactaataataatatacagaatatgcctttttttcttttaggtAATCCATGCATTTCAATCACCAGTATCTCCCTGCATTTCGACTAATCATGCATGGGTGCAAGCAGCTCAGCTTGGTCATGCCTGGTAGTCTGCGGGGCCGGCGTAGTCTGCGGGGCCGGCGTAGTCTGCGGAGTTACAGCTCGGGTACAGCTCAGATAATTGACAATGGAAAGCTGTCAGTTCGCAGTACGACCTAGTTCtcggtggcagtggaaaagcaccatatgATCAGCTCCGCTATCAAACATCCCCTCACCCCTAATTAACTTTTTTTGCAGAttatctgtattttttcttttggcTAAAAAAATGTATGCCCGACTTTGTGTGGGGGGCAGTGTTGGTGGTGCTGGAcgaatattttttcatttatccCGATAtactaaaatttaaaataatcaccttttttctttttaagacatCCTCATGCCCTAGTGAACTTGCATCCCTGATGCTCGTGATTTATGAAGCGCAGTCAGGGTTTCTGTGGCGGCTCGCCATGCTCTCTGGTTGCTGTATTCGAGCCCATTAGCACTCTCTGTACTAATTGAATTACACTAACAACCCCCTCCCTTCCTGCCAAAGCTCCAGGGCACCATAATGCAGTACGTCAAAACCCTGATGGAGGTGATGCCGAAGATCTGCCGACTCCCAAGACACGAGTACGGCTCCCCAGGTAGGGAGCTGTGTGAACGCCCGCCGCAGCCAGCATGGGGGTGTTGTTGCGTCACGGAGCCGTTTGCATCAGCCCGTGCCTGGGTGTATTGCGGCAGCGTGCGGCTGGCTCGCACCGGTCAAACCGGAAAATTATTCCCTGGGTCCGACCTGCTGCTCAGAAGATAATTGCAATGACGCACTTGTGGGACATATTAAGCGATTCCAGTGCGTTAAGTGCTTCCCCCTTGGCGTGTCATCATTTAAATGGACACATTCTGTTActggtgcagcctgggacctgAGAGAATCACTGGAGTCTCTTACCGCTAAAATGAAGCAGGCAGGTCTCTCCCCAAAGCCCCAGCAGGCATGACGTTCAGCTCGCTCTTAATGTACCTCCATTAAGTCGGCTTGCTGAAGCCATTTTTAGGGACCTGCTGCCTAATGTTCCCTCTGGCTAAAAGTCTCTGAGCGAGTTGTGCGTTCAGCTGGCCTGTTAGTAGGTCAGTAGGTCAGGCTGCAGATGATCAGTCGCCGTGGTAACGCCCGTGTGACGGCCTGCCCGCGTGATGGCCTGCCTGTGTGACGTGGCCCCACTGTTCCCCAGGCATCCTGGAGTTCTTTCACCACCAGCTGAAGGACATTGTGGAATATGCTGAGCTGAAGACTGTGTGCTTCCAGAACCTGCGTGAAGTGGGCAACGCCCTGCTCTTCTGTCTGCTGAGCGAGCAGAGTCTGGTGGGGCCCCCTCCTCGCTCCCGTAGTGTCATCCCCTTTTAAAGGGATTCAAGCCCCACTGGGGTGGTTCTCTTCAGACCCTTTTCTTTGGAGTTCCCAGTTCAAAAGCCTGAATGGGTTAAATTGGGCAGCGTTCAGTGGACCAGATCTCTGCAATTTGTGTATCCAAAAATCAGTCacttaatttttctttttttgtgcatGTTCCACTTCTGTGTTGTCACGGTAACAGCTGCATTAGTGTCCTATTATGACTGCCCTATCTACACAGTTTGTGTGCTTGGATCGCTGCCTGTTACCAGCTGCTCATCGCCAACCAATCAAGGGGCAAGCGAACAGCACACAATTTGTGATAATTGCAACTCTAAGCACTTAGAGTCTGTAGCTTTCCTGCCTGACTGCTCATTTGATGTTCATCCCTCCTCCAGTCTCAGGAAGAGGTGTGTGACCTCCTGCACGCTGCCcccttccagaacattctgccCAGGGTGCACGTGAAAGGTGAGTGTGTCTCCGGGCCACCTGGCACGTGTGCGTGGCACCATGGCCCGCAATGGTGACCGGAGTGTTCCTCTCCGCAGAGGGTGAGCGCCTGGATGCCAAGATGAAACGGCTGGAGACCAAGTACACGGCGCTGCACCTCGTGCCGCTCATCGAGCGCCTGGGGACCCCGCAGGTgccgccccccaccctgcaTTTCAGCACCGATACGCCCGATGCGTCCAGGGCGTCAGCTTTCCTCTCCACATTCTCACGCTAGACTTCTGGGAAGGATGCTGTCACAGCCATCCAGTTATAGAAATTATTGGtcaatttaaattaattcttgCATGTTCTGTTGCTACATGCACTGTAGTCCCCCCAGGGTCACGAGTGAGGTCATAAAGCTCTTTGATAGGTATTTCATTAATTGCCTGGATGTTGGTCATGTCCAAATTGTACATGTAc
This window of the Paramormyrops kingsleyae isolate MSU_618 chromosome 1, PKINGS_0.4, whole genome shotgun sequence genome carries:
- the cyfip1 gene encoding cytoplasmic FMR1-interacting protein 1 homolog; the protein is MASAVTLEDALSNVDLLEELPLPDQQPCIEPLPSSLMYQPNFNTNFEDRNAFVTGIARYIEQATVHSSMNEMLEQGQEYAIMLYTWRSCSRAIPQVKCNEQPNRVEIYEKTVEVLEPEVTKLMNFMYFQRTAIDRFCGEVRRLCHAERRKDFVSEAYLLTLGKFINMFAVLDELKNMKCSVKNDHSAYKRAAQFLRKMSEPQSIQESQNLSMFLANHNKITQSLQQQLEVISGYDELLADIVNLCVDYYENKMYLTPNEKHMLLKVMGFGLYLMDGANSNIYKLDAKKRINLAKIDKFFKQLQVVPLFGDMQIELSRYIKTSAHFEENKSRWSCTSTGSSPQYNICEQMIQIREDHMRFISELARYSNSEVVTGSGRQEAQKTDAEYRKLFDLALQGLQLLSQWSAHVMEVYSWKLVHPTDKYSNKECPDNAEEYERATRYNYTSEEKFALVEVMAMIKGLQVLMGRMESVFNHAIRHTIYSALQDFAQLTLREPLRQAIKKKKNVIQSVLQAIRKTICDWETGREPYNDPALRGEKDPKGGFDIKVPRRAVGPSSTQLYMVRTMLESLIADKSGAKKTLRSSLEGPTILDIEKFHRESFFYTHLLNFSETLQQCCDLSQLWFREFFLELTMGRRIQFPIEMSMPWILTDHILETKEASMMEYVLYPLDLYNDSAHYALTKFKKQFLYDEIEAEVNLCFDQFVYKLADQIFGYYKILAGSLLLDKRLRAECKNQGANIPWPSSNRYETLLKQRHVQLLGRSIDLNRLITQRVSAAMYKSLELAIGRFESEDLTSIMELDGLLEINRLTHKLLSKYLTLDSLDAMFREANHNVSAPYGRITLHVFWELNYDFLPNYCYNGSTNRFVRTILPFSQEFQRDKPPNAQPQYLYGSKSLNLAYSSIFGFYRNFVGPPHFRAICRLLGYQGIAVVMEELLKVVKSLLQGTIMQYVKTLMEVMPKICRLPRHEYGSPGILEFFHHQLKDIVEYAELKTVCFQNLREVGNALLFCLLSEQSLSQEEVCDLLHAAPFQNILPRVHVKEGERLDAKMKRLETKYTALHLVPLIERLGTPQQIAIAREGDLLTKERLCCGLSMFEVILSRVRSFLDDPLWRGPLPSNGVMHVDECVEFHRLWSAMQFVYCIPVGTNEFTVEQCFGDGLHWAGCMMITLLGQQRRFDILDFSYHLLKVQKHDGKDEMIKSVSLKKMVDRIRKFQVLNDEIFAILSKYLKAGDGENVPVEHVRCFQPPIHQSLASN